TCAAGGTAAAAGACTCGTACTTTTTGTTGGGAACATTCACCCAGTCAGAATGTGGTGActtgaaaactatttttgacATTGTCGTAGTGCATATTCAAAGAGCTCATTTACAAGTTGAaatggaagtgttttttttagtgcgTTTGAATAAACGGATGGAAATGACACCATGACGGTGATTATGACTTTGTAAGTTTACTCTGGACGAATGATTAGCATTTACAAAACCCGTGCAGCGGGAACTTTCAAAGGTTTTGGCCGCTGGCCCAGAAAGAGGAGCAAATGTTTTGGGGGTGAGGCTCCGTGAAGGCAGCACGAGCCGATCTCTTCactcctttttgttttcttcccacCGCAGCTGTCTGTCTGACTGAGTTTGCCTCTTGGCGAACAAGTGCCAGATCGCCAGGCGGCTTCTTCTACTCATTGGTGACTTCCGCACGTTCGGATCTGATCGGATCGGATCGGACGGCGACGCCCCTTCCTTCCATGGATTAGAAGAGGAGGAAGCCAGGGACGGACGGTGACTGCCTGTCTGCCTGCCTGTCTGCCTGACTGCCGTCGTCACACATGAGTGAGTGATGACATGACTTGACATGACTTGATAACTAACACTTTTGTGGCCACATGTCACATAAGGTGTGTCAACATGCAGCTCAACCGTTGCCCGACTTCCGACCACTGGCACAAActctttttttaggggggaaaaTGGAAGATTTATGGATGACGTAGTGTTCTAATCACCAAGGTCGAGAAATAGAGCCAAACAACCAAGTCTTTATCTTTTCAACTTTCTTTGAAAGACAAACTCATGCTATCTGCAACTCTTCCAAACCATAAAAGAACGGTCTCAACTCTAAGAGAAATGTCACTGTGTATAATCTCTAAAGGGAGCTCTCATGTTCTCACTCACTTTGTTCTTCTCGGGGAGGAAGTTTATTATTATGAATAATTTCCTGTTTTGTGTACCCGTCACACCAGATATGGCGATGGCTTTTTTGTGGCTTCTGTGCCTGCTGAGCGTCGGGGTCGGCCGGGGCGATCGGGCCCAGACCGATCGCCAATATCAACGTTTTCGCCAAGACTCAGGTATGTGGGGCGGGGCCGGAAGGGGTGGGGCGTGGTGCATACCTGGACCAATTATTTAACCATGGACAAATGATTTGACCACGTAGTACACAGTAATATTTTCTACGGCTGTCAATACGTGCGCCGTCGTTTGAACGGAAGTGCAGAGCGTCGGCGTGACGTGTGCGCGCCGGCGATAGTCGGCGGTTAGCCCACCGCCACGCCGCGACTTCCGCGCCACATTACAGGAAGCCAACGTAGGGACGGAAATAGACTAAAGGCCACTTTTAAGACGACCAGAAGGCCATTTCCCCGGAGAAATGGCGGCGGACTGTTGTGTGGTGTCGGGAAAATACAAAGGGGCTCATGCGAGAGAGAGCAGCCGCCAAGTTTGCGCGTCTCTGATTTACGGTGTTTTAGTTTGCTTCCCGGACAATCCATCCAAATGACTTGAAATGTGCGGCCAGTGTCTCTGCTCTTTAGTTTCTATTATGGTATGTGAGCGACgacgcgcgcgcgcacacacacacacacaagtgagTGATGATCCAGCCTCTCTCCAGAGGCCCAAATGACCAAATGTAGGCATAAACTTCTGCCTGTGATCTGTGCAAGTCCATTTAGTTGTCATAGCGACCAAGATAGCCAAAGTAAAGGGGGAAGGGCTGCATGCTAACGGCTAACCCTaactaaaaacatgaatattatataatatataataaagtgtctcaattgttatttttttagagttGTGCACCGTGGACGGGCCACTGTGCGAGGACGAGAACGCCCTGTTGAGTTTCGAGGCCATCCGCAACATTCACGGGCTGATGGACGACGACGCCGACGGCACGGTGGACGCGGCCGAGACGGACGAGGTGACGCCTTAGACGGGGAAATGAAAGTAAAATCGACTGACCTGTTTGCGTCTCGACCTTTTCCAAAGTTCCTGCGGGAGGATCTGCAGTGTCACGACGCCAAAGCCAAGCACAGCAACTTCCATCGTGCCGACCTGCGCATCAGCGTGGGGGACATGTGGCGCACCTGGAAGAAATCCGAAGGTGGAAACATCAAATCTCAAAGTACTTTAAAGCTTGACAGAAAATTGAAACATGGCCAACGGTACGTTTTCAGTGTACAACTGGAGCGAGGAGCAAGTGGAAGAGTGGCTTGAGCTGAGCGTGGAGCTCCCGCAATACGCCGTTGGCTTCCGGCAACACGGGCTGGATGGCAAGGCGTTACCAAGGTAACACTGACCTGTACGTGTCGCGGTCTACGCGCCGGGAGGACACGCCTCCGTGTACTCATGacgcttttttaaatttttttttaaggctggCAGTGAAGAACGCCACCCTGACTGGGACGCTTTTGAAAATTTCCGAGCGCAGTCACGCTCAGAAGCTGCAGCTGAAGGCTCTGGACACCGTCCTCTTTGGACCGCCGCCAGGTATGCCGAGCACGGcgctatttgttttttaaaaagacgTGTCCGGCACTAACAACGTCCAACCAATCTGACGCCAGGGCGTTAACAGAAATGTTTGAAATCTTGTTTATATAACTCTGCCTGCTTGTGTGTGCGTGCCACAATTAGTCCGGCAGAACCGTTGGAAGGACCTGGTTCTGGGCGTGTCCGTGCTGGCCGCGCTGGGCGGCTGCTGGTTCGCCTACGTCCAGACCAGGAGGTCCAGGGACGACCTGGGCAAGCTGATGAAGGACCTGGAGGGTCTTCAGAGGGCCGAACAAAGCCTGCAGGACATGCAGGACAAGTGAGTGGAAGGAAAGTCCTTTTAAGGACGACGCCGAGTAGACGAGGGGCTCCCTCTTACAGTCTGTAGCGCTAGAGGCGTGGGGGGGATTAACGGTCCCGGGGATTGTCCGCTGCCGTGTACTCAGCTGCTCGACAGATCCCGTGCCACTCCCTCCATTGGACTCTTGCGCACTTTGGTCCTTACGTGCCGGGCGGCGGCGCCATCTGCTGGCGCGCCTTTAGAATCGAATGCCCGTCTTCAAATCAATCGTTTGGAAGTCAGCCagagctcatttttttttgtggtcgtCGTGGCCAGGCTGCAAAAGGCCCGAGACGACCAACGCTCCGTTCAGGTGGAGAAGGTgaaggtggaggaggagctgaGGAACGAGATCCACTGCGCCAAGCAGGAAGCCCAGCGCCTGCGGGAGCTCCGCCGGGGCCCCGAGAACGAGCGCTGTCGCCAGAAGTACGCCGAGGAGGAGCTGGAGCAGGTCTGGGATGGGGACCGTGGCCACCCTGGCTCTCGGTCCTGACTGCTGGGGGCCCCGCAGGTGAGGACGGCGCTGAAAAAGGCCGAGCGGGAGCTGGAGTCGCGGGCTCGCCGCTCGCCACCGGAGGCGCTGCAGACGTGGCTGCAGCTGACGCACGAGATTGAAGTTCAGTACTACAACGTGAAGAAGCAGAGCGCCGAGAAGCAGCTCCTGCAAGCCAGAGAGGGGGTGAGTGGACGGACGGCCGCCACGTCGTCGCCGCGCCCGCCGTGTCGCCAACGCTACACGCCCTCCCTGACTTTCCAGGCCGAGAAGATCAAGAAAAAGAGGAACTCTCTCTTCGGGACCTTCCACGTGGCTCACAGTTCCTCCCTGGACGACGTGGACCACAAGATCCTCTCGGCCAAGTTAGCGCTCTTTGCACACGGTACTACCGGCGGGCGGCAGGTAGGCCCCGTCCAGACGGCGTGCGTCTCTCCCGCAGACAGGCCCTGGCCGACGTGACGGCCGCCCTGCGGGAGAAGTTGCACCGCTGGGAGAACATCGAGTCCCTGACGGGTTTCTGCCTGGTGACCAACCCGGGCCTGAGCGCGCTGGCCGTGGCCCTCAACCTGGAGCCGTCCTTCCTGGGCCTGCGTCCGGCCAGCCCGCAGCACCTGCTGCTGTCCGACGACCTGGACGACATGGACGAGGACATCCTGTCGCCCGGAACGCTGAAATGTGAGTTGGCTTTTGGCTGGATTCTTCTGGAAAGCTCATTTTGGGGCCAGGTGGCTTCCTCTAATTCCTGACAACCATGATAGTGTCTGGGGTTTTACTCTTTTGTCTCTCTCCCGGTGGGGTCTCCTCAGATGCAGCCTGGCAGATGGAGCGGCGAGTGAGTGACCTGTGGCCGCTGGGCAGCATCGCGGACAACCATTCGTCATGGAAATTCTCTGGTGGGTTTGTGGCCCGTCATCTTTTTTCCAAGTCAACCATGAAGCCAAAGGGCGCTCTAGCACTTAAGATTCGAGTTGGATCTTGTGTCGTGGCGCAGTACGTAACACTTGGCATGTGTCCAGCAGCTCAGAGTCTGACCCCCCTGCAGCAGAGGATGGGAGATTCCAGCGTGATGTTCAGCTCTCAGAGGTTAGCCCCTTTTTGGAGTGAGAAAAAACGGAGAGAGTAATATCTGGATAAAGTTTTCCTTGACACGCAGGGACACGACGGACGGCTCCGACTCGGACTCGCCCCTGCCGTTCTGTCACGGCCCGTCGGCGAGGCCTCCGCGGAGTCGGACCCACGGGATCgcggcaggaggaggaggagtaggagGAGTCCTGGGGAAGAGTTCCAGCCTCGGGGAGCTGAGGGgcaccccctcctcctcctcctacccCTCGACGACGGGCGTCCTGGCCTCCTCCTGCTCCACCCGCTCGCTCTATTTCACGGCCGAGGGCGCCGACAACGCCGAGGGCCCCGCCCTCTACTCGGCCGTCCCCGCGACCCTGAGGCGGAGCCTGGCGGAGGAGGGGCGCGAGGAGGGGGACGCGGCGGGGGGCGGCCGTCGCAGAAATGCCTTCAAGACCATTtttaagaagaagaaataaCGTGAGAGATGAGAATTATTTTTGCCATATGTCGTGCAGCACTAACTCACAAAtcaggatgtgtgtgtgtgtatgtgtgtgtgtgcgtgcgtgtctgAGGCAGGATGTGATGTCAAGTGTATTTACTCCGAGCAAAGTATTTATGCAAAGAAAAGCATTGTTGAAGagaatgccccccccccccccccctccccaacctCCCTTTGGTACAAgtccacatttcaaatgttgtGTAGTATTAATAAATGATATAACTGCAGTAAAGACAGTGCCCGTATTTTTTGAAGTATCTCATTCTGAGTGTTGACTTGACAgaattgtaaaaagaaaaaagaatgacTTGAATTCTTCACATGAAAGTAAAGGCCAAGTGAAACTTGACAAAGTATATCCTACTTGTCGGACACGGTAGAAgtgaaaatcctttttttttttggcctcaaAAGAGGCAAAAGGAGAAGTGAAAGtgcttggtggtggtggtggtggtggtgagccAATTTCCCTGGCAGGTGGAGACATCTTTCGGGGCCGTGGGTTCCTCTTCAAAGGCATCCACAAATGTAAGCCTGCCTGGCTTAGTGAAAACAAACGCAGGCTTTTGCCCAGAGGAAGAACAAATGTGACTCTTTGAGCGCTATTGAAGGCTCCATACTGGCCCATTTTACCTTGCGAGGACACATTCAGAATAGCCAGTTGACAGGCCAAGCATTGGAGAGCTCCACTAGTAGTTTGATTGCACTCCAGAGCCATTCCAGTCGGATATTAGCAGGCTTGAACTTTTCTTAATGAATGAATGCGGAAGAAGCGCTTTGGTGCATGCCACCAATCATAAACATGTGACCGAACATgagctgccgccgccgccgccgccaccgccgccgccaccgcctatCTCTACTCTTCTATATTTATCCGCCGGGCCTGCCTGCGGGCCGGAGCTCTCTGGCACGTAGCGAGCGGCCGGACACAACGCAGTCGAGGCCACAGCGGCGAGATGGAGgtaaattgcttctaatgttgTGCGTGTCCGCCATTGTTGCCGTAGCCGTAAAGTAGCAAGATGTGGACACTTTCTTTTCCAGTGTTTGCCCATTTCACATGGAAGAtgtttgtcatttgaaaaaacaTGGCCGGTGCTTCCATTCAGCGAGAACGACTGCCACCAATCGATCAGTCAATCAGAGTTGAAGCACAGATTTGCTcgtcagtcttttttttattttttttgtgggctgAGTTGTGACGAAACAGCGAGCCGCCGTTCGACTTCCTGCAAGCGATTGAGCGGGCGCCACGCCACAGAAGCGCCAGCGAACCTCGTGCTCGCCTTAGAAATGAATTCATGGACTCATTTTGACagttgcaattgtttgttttgtttcttaaaGAGATGAGCCAACGGGGTGCAGCTCAGTgaagtggccttttttttttgcaaaagtgaCAACAATGCACGAGGaacacaaagaagaagaaagtcaGGTAAACATTTTCACCTCTTCCTTTTAAATTCTCATAAAGATGATCTAAAAAGTTCATCGGAGCCACATTATTATGGTATTTTTGGGACTAGCAGGCCTACTTCAAATACGTGTGCATTATTAGTGTAAAAGTGGTAATAATTGTGCAGTTGACAGAAATCCAAAAAGTCAAAAACGTCGCTTGGAAGGCGCCGTTTTTGACTTTTTGGACTTCTGTTTGAAAGAGCGAGACTGGATTTGGGTGGGAGCGGAAAAATTGCAACAAGCGCAACCAGAAACAAGATGTGCAAAAAGTGTACATATTGAGTCCTCCTCCTGCATCCTTGTGAGTGACGCCTACGCCACCCATTAAAAAGAGGAAGTGCGCATAACTGTTGTTGTCCCTTGTTGTTGACAAAGAGACTTGTCATGTGATGTGGCGCCGCCAAAAGGCGCTGTGACCAACGACTTCATTATCTGTTCAAAGTGAGCCACGTGCTTACCAATGGACTCGGATCAGGCGACCTTAAACAGCTATGCGCgcgttaagtgtgtgtgtgtgtgtgtgtgtgtgtgttactcaCCCGCCCGGGCCTTTCTTTCATCCTCCATTTTTTCCGTCAGGAGCGGATTTGTTGGCGGCCCTCCGTGGCTCAACTTGCCGGAAAGTTTGCAGGTTCGTCTCCTCCCTCTGCAGGCGAGACGGTGAGTGAGTCAAAGCTGCTTTAGCCATGAGTGAGTGGTCCACTACGCATTTTTCAAACCATTAATTATGATCagttaaccttttttttctctccaggaAAAGCCGGTCCGCCGGCGACCGCCTCGCACCTTACAACTGCCCAAATGCCACGGAGACGAGCGTGAGGTGAGACCGGGCTACTGAATTTTGGTGTCGTGAATGGATGATCTATAAATTGGACAAAGCAACTGCTTGATACGCATATCTAACACAAAATGTCAGGAAGGCGCGGGCGTGACGTCTCCCGTCAAAGTCAAGAGGAACTCCGCCCTGATCGAGAAGCTTCAGGTGAGTCCGCCAGGGGTCGGCCGTTCTTTACTCTGGCGTCGAACCCCCTCCCTCAACCTAGGCCAACCTGGCTCTGTCGCCCGCCGCCCTGCTGCCCTCGCCCGGGAGCCCCGGCGTCCGGCCCCCGCCGTTCAGTCCTCCGCCCTCGCCCGGCCCGGCGGCGGCGAGCCCCTCGCCCGTGTTGTTGTCGCCCACGTTGACGGAGGGGCCGGCATCGTTTGAAGCCCCTCCCACGACGACAGAGGGAGCCCTCTTGGTGAACGTAAACAAAGTGGGTCAGAGCGTCCCGgcctttttgctttgtttcccTCCCGTAGTCCACCAATTGTTTCCCCCCTCCCAGAGCCGGGCCCGTCACTCCCTCCGGCGACGCCCTCCGTCCCGTCGCCACAGAAAATCTAGTAGCGGAGAAGAAGTGGGCGCGGCCTCGGAGGCCGGCCGACCCGGGCGGGAGACGGGAGGAGACGTCTCGGGCCGGCCGAATCCCAGTCTCCTCGAGGAGGACAAATCCCACCGGAGCCCAGAGGAAGAACGGGCCGATGACGGGGAGGAAAGTGGAGACGGCGTCGGCGTGGAGGCGGAAAAGCGGGAGGAGAAAACCTCGGCGGAAGATCAGAACAACAATCAAGAAGAAGCGCTGCAAGATGACGGAGCCCAAACGCAGTAACTGCTAGCCAAATGGACAGATGAGACAGGGACTCCAATTCAGGGGGAAAATCACACTGATAtgcatgctttttaaaaaaaaaaatcccattcttATCCCGACAGCTGTCACTTGTATTTTATAAAAGCACTCCGTTTGTTGACTTTGTATTAAAGAGCCATTGTTAGGACAACGTTGTGCGGGGACTCTGTTTGGACACAAAAGCATGGAAGTCTGTATGGAAAAGGCATCCCAAAATTGGCCCCCGTCCACTCCAGTGGCTTGGCCATTAATCCTGGTCAAGGTCCTTTTAAGGAAGGGGAAACTCTTTTGGCGTCGCTGCAATCTCATTTGGATTAGCACTCTGATCCAACATTTGTTGACACTGGCCCGACAAATAAACACACGGGTGCAAAGAGAAGATTGCTCTTGGAGCAACCAGAGTACTTGGAAGATATTGGGCCACCTTCCTTTAAGGTCATGACAATGCTTTGATTTTCTTCCGGGCTTTgacatccaaaaatcatttggaaGAAGATGCTACATTCGGAGGGGACTAAAGGGTAGCTATTGGTCAATGTTCATATTTCCACTGGAATGGTAGGAACATATCTTGTGGGTGGTGGGGAACGGTAGGAGCACATCTTCGAGTGGTGTGGCGGGATTCAAGGTGGCGGTGGCCCCGGATTCAACTTTTGTGGCCCACCGTGACCCCAAAGCACGGATGGTGGGGCCAGGCCAGATGAAATTGCCGACTCAGGCCGTACGGGTGACTTCCAATGAGGAATCTGGGCGTCCGTAGGAGCCCTGGTGATTAGCCTCTTATATAAGAAGAAGGGAGGAGCGGGGCCAGGTTAGAAGCTCAGGACAGTGCGGCACGGTGGCCTGATCTCATTAGGGGAGCTTTCTTTAGTCTCCCTGCGAGACCTAAGAGGGTTAGGACATCCCCACTTTTGCTCCCGTCCCCTTCACTGGCTCGCCATGGAGTGAGCTCCGACACGGGCCCCCCGGCAGACCCAGTCCCGGCGGCGCTTCCacctcaagactttttttcttcttctcctttctCGGTCGGGGTCGGAGCGGGCTTTTCCGTTTTCTCCATGGGGAACCACGGCTCCAACCTGGACGACATCCTGGCCGAGGACATGCACCACTGGTACAACATGTTCATGCGCGAGTCGCCTTCGGGCCTGATCACGTTGTTCGAGCTCAAGACCATCTTGGGCCTGAAGGGCTTGACGGAGAACGCCAACAGTTACGTGGACCAGGTCTTCTACACCTTCGACATGGATGGGGTGAGACCATCTCTCCGGGTTGGATTTTACATTGaccttatttattactttgaaTTTAGAGGCAGACAGGGAAAATGTGGGGAGGGAAAACGATACGGAAGACACAAATTTGGCACTTTATAACTTTAGTTATTCTTGCCCAACTTTTGaaaaatgaactatttttgaaaataataatcacaataattCAAACCTATAAAGACCTGGCATGAGCGTCACAGGTTCTGATATCAACATTGGCCAAGAAAATGTCAAGTCTTTATTTCTTCAACGATGAATTCCTAAAATATGAATTTCAAAAGTCCCTGCAAAAGAAGCCGAGTCTCCTGTCAGATCACCGTCTAATTGGCTTAGCCGCGATAGCGTTCTTAGCTAAGATCTGAGCAACCAGTACATCGGTCTCAAGCGTCTGGACAAAAGGCCATTCAGGgcgtctggaaaaaaaaaacgggagccCACCGCGCTTAATTGCTCTTGGGTGGATTAGCCAGATATTTTGGCCTGAAATAAGTGGACTACATTCTTGGTTTTTCTCTTGGTACAGGACGGGTACATTGACTTTGTGGAATACATCGCCGCCATCAGTCTGTTGCTCAAAGGGGAAATCAACCAGAAACTCAAGTGGTACTTCAAACTTTTTGACCAGGACGGCAACGGAAAGATCGACAAGGAAGAGTTGGAGACCATCTTTTCGGTAACCCCCGTGCACGCATGTTTATTTCTTCTTAGGTGCGTGccaaacaaaaagaacattcaAAATGTTTGATCAAAAGTAGCTTGTCAGATGAAGTGTGAAGTCGGGCAAGTGTTAATCTGTTCAACTAGATCACGAGTGGGGACCGCCAATCTTCACCTCATTGACTAGCTGGCTAACAAACTCAGAGCTAGGCAAGACGAACTGTGAATGGAAGTTCTGTCTCCCCCCCCAACAGGCAATCCAGGACATCACACGAAACAGAGACATCGACCCCGAAGACATCGTCACGCTGATATTTGAAAAGATTGACGTCAATGGAGAAGGTAAAGCCCCGTGTCTGTCGGCCCCCGCCCCCGTGTTCGCCTATTGACTCTGTGTATGGTCAAAGGTGAGCTTACCTTGGAGGAGTTCATCGAGGGTGCCAAAAACCACGAAGACATCATGGAAATGCTGAAGAACCTGATGGACTTGACGCCAGTGTTGGTCATCATCGTGGAGGGTCGCAGATCGTGAGCTGGGAAACAATAGCAAAATGCTGTTAACAACTATCTGCAAATCCCAGAAAGGACTGTCATGAgatggaccaaaaaaaataaccattatctctcctctaaataTGCACAAATAGTTTAGCTTGGAAAAACACAACTGTTctgttaatacaaaaaaaaaaacaggtggggCAACATCACAATTTATGCAGTTTTTGGAGGCATTTTAGCAAAGCTGACGGGGTCACTTTGGGGATTTTGTGCCTGTCTGTTCATTTTGATTGAAATGAACAGTTGGGAGGATATTTTTACTTTGATATCCATCATTTGTTTGCGTTTCAGCATCGCCCTAATATTCAAAATAGTAGTGATTATACACTTCGACAAAATTCATCATTATGGACATTTATGGCAAAGTACGCTGGTGTTACTTTGTTATACAGTGTTaaggaaaaataatttggaaaaaaactactactGTGCCTAACACAAGTTGTGTCGACAATTTTGACATACTTTCCCACAACCATAAACAATCAAATATTCAGTAACTCACTACCTGCTATTGACGGAAAGAAAAGGAACAACCGTGCAACATTTAGTCGTTTAGACTAGAATTAAACGAGTAAATAAGTAACTGATATACTAtattgtaaaaaacaaaagcattacCATCTCTGGCAGTGATTCATCTGGCGTCAATTGTCCGGATATTTGTGTTAATTGATAAGCAAACATTTAAGCATCAGGGCTCATCGAGTGACTAGTTGCGTGTATTAGAACTGCATTGGATGTAGTAATTGCCGCTAAATAACACCTGCAATAGTTTTAATCAACACTACCGTGGGAAAAATCTGTCATTGTTTGCTAATCGGTGGCAAGTTTATTAGCGTTCGTGCTAAGCTGTTACTCAATATTGGAAAGGGTTAGAAGCGTACAGCAAACTGCAAAGCAATCTACGAACTGGTGATAATCATTGCAAAACAGCTCAA
This portion of the Stigmatopora nigra isolate UIUO_SnigA chromosome 19, RoL_Snig_1.1, whole genome shotgun sequence genome encodes:
- the LOC144212331 gene encoding stromal interaction molecule 1-like isoform X1 encodes the protein MNMAMAFLWLLCLLSVGVGRGDRAQTDRQYQRFRQDSELCTVDGPLCEDENALLSFEAIRNIHGLMDDDADGTVDAAETDEFLREDLQCHDAKAKHSNFHRADLRISVGDMWRTWKKSEVYNWSEEQVEEWLELSVELPQYAVGFRQHGLDGKALPRLAVKNATLTGTLLKISERSHAQKLQLKALDTVLFGPPPVRQNRWKDLVLGVSVLAALGGCWFAYVQTRRSRDDLGKLMKDLEGLQRAEQSLQDMQDKLQKARDDQRSVQVEKVKVEEELRNEIHCAKQEAQRLRELRRGPENERCRQKYAEEELEQVRTALKKAERELESRARRSPPEALQTWLQLTHEIEVQYYNVKKQSAEKQLLQAREGAEKIKKKRNSLFGTFHVAHSSSLDDVDHKILSAKQALADVTAALREKLHRWENIESLTGFCLVTNPGLSALAVALNLEPSFLGLRPASPQHLLLSDDLDDMDEDILSPGTLKYAAWQMERRVSDLWPLGSIADNHSSWKFSAAQSLTPLQQRMGDSSVMFSSQRDTTDGSDSDSPLPFCHGPSARPPRSRTHGIAAGGGGVGGVLGKSSSLGELRGTPSSSSYPSTTGVLASSCSTRSLYFTAEGADNAEGPALYSAVPATLRRSLAEEGREEGDAAGGGRRRNAFKTIFKKKK
- the LOC144212331 gene encoding stromal interaction molecule 1-like isoform X2, coding for MNMAMAFLWLLCLLSVGVGRGDRAQTDRQYQRFRQDSELCTVDGPLCEDENALLSFEAIRNIHGLMDDDADGTVDAAETDEFLREDLQCHDAKAKHSNFHRADLRISVGDMWRTWKKSEVYNWSEEQVEEWLELSVELPQYAVGFRQHGLDGKALPRLAVKNATLTGTLLKISERSHAQKLQLKALDTVLFGPPPVRQNRWKDLVLGVSVLAALGGCWFAYVQTRRSRDDLGKLMKDLEGLQRAEQSLQDMQDKLQKARDDQRSVQVEKVKVEEELRNEIHCAKQEAQRLRELRRGPENERCRQKYAEEELEQVRTALKKAERELESRARRSPPEALQTWLQLTHEIEVQYYNVKKQSAEKQLLQAREGAEKIKKKRNSLFGTFHVAHSSSLDDVDHKILSAKQALADVTAALREKLHRWENIESLTGFCLVTNPGLSALAVALNLEPSFLGLRPASPQHLLLSDDLDDMDEDILSPGTLKYAAWQMERRVSDLWPLGSIADNHSSWKFSAQSLTPLQQRMGDSSVMFSSQRDTTDGSDSDSPLPFCHGPSARPPRSRTHGIAAGGGGVGGVLGKSSSLGELRGTPSSSSYPSTTGVLASSCSTRSLYFTAEGADNAEGPALYSAVPATLRRSLAEEGREEGDAAGGGRRRNAFKTIFKKKK
- the dub gene encoding duboraya isoform X2 translates to MHEEHKEEESQERICWRPSVAQLAGKFAGSSPPSAGETEKPVRRRPPRTLQLPKCHGDEREEGAGVTSPVKVKRNSALIEKLQANLALSPAALLPSPGSPGVRPPPFSPPPSPGPAAASPSPVLLSPTLTEGPASFEAPPTTTEGALLVNVNKSRARHSLRRRPPSRRHRKSSSGEEVGAASEAGRPGRETGGDVSGRPNPSLLEEDKSHRSPEEERADDGEESGDGVGVEAEKREEKTSAEDQNNNQEEALQDDGAQTQ
- the dub gene encoding duboraya isoform X1, which produces MAGASIQRERLPPIDQSIRVEAQICSDEPTGCSSVKWPFFFAKVTTMHEEHKEEESQERICWRPSVAQLAGKFAGSSPPSAGETEKPVRRRPPRTLQLPKCHGDEREEGAGVTSPVKVKRNSALIEKLQANLALSPAALLPSPGSPGVRPPPFSPPPSPGPAAASPSPVLLSPTLTEGPASFEAPPTTTEGALLVNVNKSRARHSLRRRPPSRRHRKSSSGEEVGAASEAGRPGRETGGDVSGRPNPSLLEEDKSHRSPEEERADDGEESGDGVGVEAEKREEKTSAEDQNNNQEEALQDDGAQTQ
- the guca1d gene encoding guanylate cyclase activator 1d gives rise to the protein MGNHGSNLDDILAEDMHHWYNMFMRESPSGLITLFELKTILGLKGLTENANSYVDQVFYTFDMDGDGYIDFVEYIAAISLLLKGEINQKLKWYFKLFDQDGNGKIDKEELETIFSAIQDITRNRDIDPEDIVTLIFEKIDVNGEGELTLEEFIEGAKNHEDIMEMLKNLMDLTPVLVIIVEGRRS